The Kribbella shirazensis genomic interval TACCAGCTGTTCTTCGCCGACCACGGGCTGTCGGCTGCCCAGATCTCGACGCTGTTCGTCATCTGGTCGGCGACCGGGTTCGTCCTCGAGGTGCCGTCCGGCGCCTGGGCGGACTCGTACTCGCGGCGCAAGCTGCTGATCCTCGGTGCCCTGCTCGGCGGCCTCGGGTACGCCGCGTGGATCACGCTGCCGTCGTACGCCGGGTTCGCGCTGGGCTTCGCCTTGTGGGGTACGTCGTCCGCGCTGATCTCGGGCACCTTCGAGGCCTTCGTGTACGACGAACTCGCGGCCCGGGACCGCACCGCGCGGTACGCGACGCTGCTCGGTCGCGCGCGATCCGGTTCCTTCGTCATGAACCTGGCCGCAACCGCGCTCGCGGCACCGCTCTTCGACCTCGGCGGCTACACATTGGCCGGTGTGGTCAGCGTGCTCAGCTGTCTGGCGCAGGCGGTCGTGGCCTGGTCGCTGCCCGAGGCACGCCCGGTGGAGGCCGCGCGTGAGTCGGACGAGCCGGGCGCGCGGGCTGCGTTCGGCAACTACCTGCACATGCTGCGGTCGGGTGTCTCGGAGGTCCTGACGAGTCGGGTGGTCAGGCGTTCGGTCCTCCTGGTCGCGTTGCTCGGTGGGTTCCTGGCGTTCGACGAGTACTTCCCACTGCTCGCCCGGGAGACCGGTGCGGCGACCGGCGTGATCCCCTTGCTGATCGCGGGAACCGTTGCCGCGCAGGCGATCGGTGGAGCGCTCGCTGGTCCGGCGTATAAGTTGCCTGCAGCAACCTTCGCGGTGGGCATGGCGGCGACGGCGGTGCTGATCGCGACCGGGGCTTTGAGCGGATCCGCCTGGGGCTTCCTGCCGATCGCGATCGGGTACGGCGTGATGCAGTTGGTGATCGTGGTGTCCGAGTCGCGCCTGCAGGACGCGATCACCGGCCCGGCGCGGGCGACCGTCACGTCGGTGTCCGGTCTGTTCGCGGAGGTGTCGGCGATCGCGGTGTACGGCGGGTTCGCACTCGGATCGATGTGGTTCACGATGTCGATCCTCGTTGCGGCCTTGACGATCCCGGTCCTGCTGACCGCGTTCGTCGTACCGGTCGCGCTTCCGGCGCCGCGTAGTTCGTCTGCTGCCGAAGTATCAGAGCCCTAGCCTCACAGCATGAGCCAGGCAATGCGTTCTACCGGCATGAGGAGACAGCAGGTGCCCGCCGCCGCGGCAGCAGCGGTGACGGTGGTGTTGTGGGCGTCGGCGTTCGTCGCGATCCGCCATGTCGGGGCGGAACTGTCGGCGGGCGCGTTGTCGCTCGGGCGGCTGGTGGTCGGCAGCGTGCTGCTCGGGATCTTCGTCTTCAGCCGACCGCGTCGCTGGCCGGCGCGGTCCGACTGGAAGTTCCTGCTGGTGTGCGGGCTGCTGTGGTTCGGCGTCTACAACCTGGCGCTGAACGCGGCCGAGCGTCACCTCGACGCCGGGACCACGGCGATGCTCGTGAACGTCGGGCCGCTGCTGATTGCACTCCTGGCCGGGATCCTCCTGGGCGAAGGATTCCCGCGGCAGTTGGTGGCCGGGAGTGTGGTCGCGTTCGGCGGGGTCGTGCTGATCGGGCTGTCGTCGTCGGAGGGCAGGGCGGAGGTGTGGGGCGTTGTGCTCTGCCTGGTGGCTGCGGTTGCGTACGCGATCGGCGTCGTGGCGCAGAAGCCGCTGCTCGCTCGGCTGCCCGCGTTGGAGGTGACCTGGTTGTCGTGCGTGATCGGCGCGGTCGCCTGTCTGCCGTTCGGGCCGGCGCTGGTCCGCGAGGTGCGACCATCGACGCTCTGGTTGGTGGTGTTTCTCGGCGCGTTCCCGACCGCGATCGCGTTCACGACGTGGGCGTACGCGCTGGCTCGGACGACGGCGGGACGGATGGGCGCGACGACGTACCTGGTGCCGCCGATCACGATCTGCCTCGGCTGGGTGCTGCTCGGTGAAGGGCCGGCGCCGCTCGCGTACGCCGGGGGTGCGCTGTGCCTGGTCGGTGTCGCGATCTCGCGTTACCGGGCGCGGGCTGTGGCTGCGATGCCTGCCGTGAGGGTGGACAGGCCCGCTTCGAAGCCGCTGTCGAAGTCGTAGGCGAGGCCTGTGGCACCGAGTTCGCCGACGATCCGTCGCAGCGTGGGGGCCTTCTCCGATGGGAGGGCTTGCACGCGGGCGAGCAGGTCGGGGGCGAGTTCGAAGGTCTCGGCGCGGACGGACGCCTCGCCGAGGGTGAAGCCGTGGATGAAGTCGATCAGGGTGTTCGCGGCCTCGAAGATCTTGCGGGGTGTGAGGCCGGCGCGGTCGAGTGCGCGGTAGAACGGCTCCATCGTGACCACCACGACGTTCGAGACCGCGGAGGTGTCCGCCAGCACCTGGAGCGCGAGATTCGGGTGCCGGCGGAGGCCGACGCGGTAGGCGCGGGCGGCGGTCTTGAGTTGGTCGTCCCACGGGACGGTGTCGCCGGGGTCCGGGAGCTCCAGCCCGGCGAAGACCAGTTCGGCGAGGCCGGCCAGGACGGCGGCCTTGTTCGGCAGGTGGTGGTACAGCGACATCGGGTTGACCTTCAGCGTCGCCGCGAGCCGCCGCATGGTC includes:
- a CDS encoding MFS transporter, translated to MQDFIPLYPLYQLFFADHGLSAAQISTLFVIWSATGFVLEVPSGAWADSYSRRKLLILGALLGGLGYAAWITLPSYAGFALGFALWGTSSALISGTFEAFVYDELAARDRTARYATLLGRARSGSFVMNLAATALAAPLFDLGGYTLAGVVSVLSCLAQAVVAWSLPEARPVEAARESDEPGARAAFGNYLHMLRSGVSEVLTSRVVRRSVLLVALLGGFLAFDEYFPLLARETGAATGVIPLLIAGTVAAQAIGGALAGPAYKLPAATFAVGMAATAVLIATGALSGSAWGFLPIAIGYGVMQLVIVVSESRLQDAITGPARATVTSVSGLFAEVSAIAVYGGFALGSMWFTMSILVAALTIPVLLTAFVVPVALPAPRSSSAAEVSEP
- a CDS encoding DMT family transporter is translated as MRRQQVPAAAAAAVTVVLWASAFVAIRHVGAELSAGALSLGRLVVGSVLLGIFVFSRPRRWPARSDWKFLLVCGLLWFGVYNLALNAAERHLDAGTTAMLVNVGPLLIALLAGILLGEGFPRQLVAGSVVAFGGVVLIGLSSSEGRAEVWGVVLCLVAAVAYAIGVVAQKPLLARLPALEVTWLSCVIGAVACLPFGPALVREVRPSTLWLVVFLGAFPTAIAFTTWAYALARTTAGRMGATTYLVPPITICLGWVLLGEGPAPLAYAGGALCLVGVAISRYRARAVAAMPAVRVDRPASKPLSKS
- a CDS encoding TetR/AcrR family transcriptional regulator C-terminal domain-containing protein, producing the protein MVSDGKRSGRPRAGEERLSREAILIAALRIVDDEGIDALTMRRLAATLKVNPMSLYHHLPNKAAVLAGLAELVFAGLELPDPGDTVPWDDQLKTAARAYRVGLRRHPNLALQVLADTSAVSNVVVVTMEPFYRALDRAGLTPRKIFEAANTLIDFIHGFTLGEASVRAETFELAPDLLARVQALPSEKAPTLRRIVGELGATGLAYDFDSGFEAGLSTLTAGIAATARAR